The Phoenix dactylifera cultivar Barhee BC4 chromosome 17, palm_55x_up_171113_PBpolish2nd_filt_p, whole genome shotgun sequence genome contains a region encoding:
- the LOC103708217 gene encoding flavanone 3-dioxygenase F3H1-like — translation MANDLQVTYNLEQFRCTEEEEEEEEKGREEMAPGAAPFLPTATDEKTLRPSFVRDEDERPKVAYNQFSNDIPVISLAGIDDEEGAGGEKREEIRRKIVAACEDWGIFQVVDHGVDAELVSEMTRLAKEFFALPPEEKLRFDMSGGKKGGFIVSSHLQGEAVQDWREIVTFFSHPVGARDYSRWPDKPEGWRSAVDSYSEKLMVLACKLLGVLSEAMGLEKEALTKACVDMDQKLVVNFYPRCPQPDLTLGLKRHTDPGTITLLYQDQVGGLQATKDGGKTWIAVQPVEAAFVVNLGDHGHYLSNGRFKNADHQAVVNSNYERLSIAAFQNPAPEAIVYPLAIREGEKLVLDEPITFAEMYRRKMSKDLELAKLKKAKEVASQHKALNEILA, via the exons ATGGCCAATGATCTCCAAGTCACATACAACTTGGAACAATTCCGGTGtacagaggaggaggaggaggaggaggagaaagggagagaagaaATGGCACCCGGCGCCGCACCATTCCTTCCGACCGCCACCGACGAGAAGACACTAAGACCGAGCTTCGTTCGCGACGAGGACGAGCGACCGAAGGTGGCATACAACCAATTCAGCAACGATATCCCCGTGATATCGTTGGCTGGCATCGACGACGAGGAAGGAGCGGGTGgcgagaagagagaggagatcCGCCGCAAGATTGTGGCGGCGTGCGAGGACTGGGGGATATTCCAGGTGGTGGATCATGGTGTTGATGCGGAGTTGGTATCGGAGATGACTAGGCTTGCGAAGGAGTTCTTCGCGCTGCCGCCGGAGGAGAAGCTCCGGTTCGACATGTCCGGGGGGAAGAAGGGTGGATTCATAGTATCCAGCCATCTCCAG GGAGAAGCAGTGCAAGACTGGAGAGAGATTGTGACATTCTTCTCACACCCGGTCGGAGCTCGGGACTACTCGAGGTGGCCGGACAAGCCGGAGGGGTGGAGATCGGCCGTCGATTCGTACAGCGAGAAGCTGATGGTTTTGGCATGCAAGCTTCTGGGAGTGTTGTCTGAGGCCATGGGACTTGAGAAGGAGGCCCTGACCAAGGCTTGTGTGGACATGGACCAGAAGTTGGTGGTGAACTTCTATCCCAGATGCCCTCAGCCAGACCTCACCCTTGGCCTGAAGAGGCACACAGATCCGGGCACCATCACCCTCCTATACCAGGACCAAGTAGGTGGCCTCCAAGCTACAAAGGATGGGGGCAAGACATGGATCGCCGTTCAGCCGGTGGAAGCTGCCTTTGTGGTGAACCTTGGGGACCATGGTCAT TATCTGAGCAACGGACGGTTCAAGAATGCCGACCACCAGGCGGTGGTGAACTCGAATTATGAACGGCTGTCGATCGCAGCATTCCAGAACCCGGCACCTGAGGCTATTGTGTACCCACTGGCGatcagagagggagagaagctgGTATTAGATGAGCCCATCACATTCGCTGAGATGTACCGAAGGAAGATGAGCAAGGATCTGGAACTTGCCAAGCTTAAGAAGGCCAAGGAGGTCGCATCCCAGCACAAAGCTCTCAATGAAATCCTAGCTTAA
- the LOC103708219 gene encoding ubiquitin-conjugating enzyme E2 variant 1C isoform X1 produces MTLGGSGGSSVVVPRNFRLLEELERGEKGIGDGTVSYGMDDGDDIYMRSWTGTIIGPHNSIHEGRIYQLKLFCDKDYPEKAPSVRFHSRINMTCVNHETGVVEPKKFGLLANWRREYTMEDILTQLKKEMAASHNRKLVQPPEGTFF; encoded by the exons ATGACGCTCGGAGGTTCCGGTGGATCCAGCGTCGTTG TTCCTCGGAACTTCAGATTGCTGGAAGAGCTTGAACGAGGAGAAAAGGGCATTGGAGATGGAACTGTTAGTTATGGTATGGATGATGGAGATGACATCTACATGCGCTCCTGGACAGGCACAATAATTGGCCCTCATAAT TCTATTCACGAGGGACGCATATATCAGCTAAAGTTGTTCTGTGACAAGGACTATCCGGAGAAAGCCCCCAGTGTTCGATTCCACTCACGAATAAACATGACTTGTGTTAATCATGAGACAGGagtg GTAGAGCCGAAAAAATTTGGCCTTCTGGCAAATTGGCGACGCGAATACACAATGGAAGACATATTAACACAGCTTAAGAAAGAAATGGCAGCATCACATAACCGGAAACTAGTCCAGCCCCCTGAAGGTACTTTCTTCTAG
- the LOC103708219 gene encoding ubiquitin-conjugating enzyme E2 variant 1D isoform X2 — protein MTLGGSGGSSVVVPRNFRLLEELERGEKGIGDGTVSYGMDDGDDIYMRSWTGTIIGPHNSIHEGRIYQLKLFCDKDYPEKAPSVRFHSRINMTCVNHETGVVSLSLSQSLSLSPCVRACVVLILRQEW, from the exons ATGACGCTCGGAGGTTCCGGTGGATCCAGCGTCGTTG TTCCTCGGAACTTCAGATTGCTGGAAGAGCTTGAACGAGGAGAAAAGGGCATTGGAGATGGAACTGTTAGTTATGGTATGGATGATGGAGATGACATCTACATGCGCTCCTGGACAGGCACAATAATTGGCCCTCATAAT TCTATTCACGAGGGACGCATATATCAGCTAAAGTTGTTCTGTGACAAGGACTATCCGGAGAAAGCCCCCAGTGTTCGATTCCACTCACGAATAAACATGACTTGTGTTAATCATGAGACAGGagtggtctctctctctctctctcaatctctctctctctctccgtgtgTGCGTGCGTGTGTGGTGTTAATCCTTAGACAGGAGTG GTAG